One window of Anaerolineales bacterium genomic DNA carries:
- a CDS encoding alpha-amylase, translated as MLTSRSARLKYNFSREFFRPDGRVVFTDLATARAFAGQMSAHRSSPVSVSDVYVIFLLDEAYHILLRHYYSRYTGVMARAMGSLQSTLGSKYDLTLTKFTEEFPPMVVFRGEMSAGMYLATKIANVGEMGYGVRAAAIDEMLLVNNANKNPAIASYRDLFDASVMDGSAFGEFTSRLLEFFSRQPGLGDDDSGRAETLVDILNGPIQASPDSLEGQLKFILERWGHVLGKEFSTRLLRALDYLREEIIRKQGPTDTFGAEIRLPDYLSGEYSEYERYSPDQDWMPRLVLIAKNTYVWLDQLSKRYKRAISTLDQIPNEELDLLASRGFTGLWLIGLWERSRASQRIKQRMGQADAVASAYSLNSYDIAGDLGGWSALEDLRARAWSRGIRLSADMVPNHMGIDSKWVIEHPDWFLAMSHSPYPSYSFRSENLSDDLRVGIYLEDHYYDKTDAAVVFQRRDLQTGDLRFIYHGNDGTSFPWNDTAQLDYTKAEVREAVIQVILHVARNFPVIRFDAAMTLAKKHIQRLWFPEPGAGGAIPSRSQFGLTKAEFDDKIPVEFWREVVDRVAAEVPDTLLLAEAFWLMEGYFVRTLGMHRVYNSAFMHMLRDEDNAKYRMAIKNTLEFDPQILKRYVNFMNNPDEKTAVEQFEKGDKYFGVCTLLATLPGLPMFGHGQIEGFAEKYGMEFRSPKWDETPDDGLIQAHDWRIFPLLHRRFLFADVENFLLFDLQKPYGGLDENVFAYSNRFQDERGLVIYHNKYSDTKGWIKTSAPALDKTSGKLVRRNLAEGLGLPRDGFAIFKDYASQLEYIRSCEEIWKSGMYVELGAYQCHAFMDFRFVYDKEWGDICDQLNGAGVPSMQGEWGKMYAKPDEVMEEKPVEKKKRAVRKAAVKKTAAKAKKAAVKTRSVKKTPAVKKVVATKAKKVKKSKKDSAKKAQITQAVTAKASAKPVAKKKTVSKKSK; from the coding sequence ATGCTTACTTCGCGGTCTGCCCGGCTTAAATATAATTTTTCACGTGAATTTTTCCGCCCCGATGGGCGCGTTGTTTTTACCGATCTTGCCACAGCAAGGGCGTTTGCCGGACAGATGTCGGCGCATCGCTCCAGCCCCGTTTCGGTCTCGGATGTTTACGTGATCTTTCTGCTCGATGAGGCATATCACATCCTGCTTCGTCATTACTACAGCCGTTACACCGGCGTGATGGCACGCGCCATGGGGTCGCTCCAATCGACGCTTGGCTCGAAGTACGACCTGACCCTGACGAAGTTCACCGAGGAATTTCCGCCCATGGTTGTGTTCCGCGGCGAGATGTCGGCGGGGATGTACCTGGCGACGAAGATCGCAAACGTAGGCGAGATGGGTTACGGGGTCCGCGCGGCGGCAATCGATGAGATGCTGTTGGTGAATAACGCCAATAAGAATCCCGCCATCGCTTCGTACAGGGATTTATTCGACGCTTCCGTCATGGACGGCTCGGCATTTGGAGAATTTACCAGCCGTCTTCTCGAATTTTTCTCCCGGCAGCCGGGTTTGGGCGATGACGACTCGGGGCGGGCGGAAACATTGGTGGATATTCTTAATGGACCCATTCAAGCCTCTCCCGATTCTCTCGAAGGACAGTTGAAATTCATCCTCGAACGCTGGGGGCATGTGCTCGGCAAAGAGTTTTCCACCCGCCTTCTGCGCGCCCTCGATTACCTCCGCGAAGAAATCATCCGCAAGCAGGGACCGACGGACACCTTCGGCGCGGAGATCCGATTGCCGGATTATTTGTCGGGGGAATATTCCGAATACGAACGCTACAGTCCCGACCAGGATTGGATGCCGCGACTCGTTTTGATCGCCAAGAACACATACGTGTGGCTCGACCAGTTATCGAAAAGATACAAACGCGCGATAAGCACCCTTGACCAAATCCCCAATGAAGAATTGGACCTGCTCGCCTCGCGCGGATTCACCGGCTTGTGGTTGATAGGCCTGTGGGAGCGAAGCCGCGCCTCGCAGCGCATCAAACAGCGCATGGGTCAGGCGGATGCGGTTGCATCGGCGTATTCCCTCAACTCCTACGACATCGCCGGGGATTTGGGAGGGTGGTCTGCCCTGGAAGATTTGCGCGCGCGGGCATGGTCGCGCGGGATTCGCCTCTCGGCGGATATGGTCCCGAACCACATGGGCATCGACTCGAAGTGGGTGATCGAACATCCCGATTGGTTCCTGGCCATGTCTCATTCGCCCTACCCGTCTTATTCGTTTCGGTCTGAAAACCTGTCCGATGATTTGCGCGTGGGCATTTATCTCGAAGACCATTACTATGACAAAACCGATGCCGCAGTTGTGTTTCAACGCCGTGACTTGCAGACCGGCGACCTGCGATTTATCTATCACGGCAACGACGGCACATCCTTCCCATGGAACGACACCGCCCAACTCGATTACACCAAAGCCGAGGTCCGCGAGGCGGTCATTCAAGTCATCCTGCACGTGGCGCGCAATTTTCCGGTCATCCGCTTCGATGCGGCGATGACACTCGCCAAGAAGCACATCCAGCGTCTGTGGTTCCCCGAGCCGGGCGCGGGTGGGGCGATTCCCTCACGTTCGCAGTTCGGCTTGACCAAGGCGGAGTTCGACGACAAAATCCCCGTCGAGTTCTGGCGCGAAGTTGTCGATCGGGTCGCGGCGGAAGTTCCCGATACGCTCTTGCTTGCCGAAGCCTTCTGGCTCATGGAGGGATATTTCGTACGCACGCTCGGGATGCATCGCGTGTACAACTCCGCGTTCATGCACATGCTGCGCGACGAAGATAATGCCAAGTATCGCATGGCGATCAAGAACACGCTCGAATTCGACCCGCAGATCCTCAAGCGCTACGTCAACTTCATGAACAATCCCGACGAGAAGACTGCCGTTGAGCAGTTCGAGAAGGGCGATAAATATTTTGGTGTATGCACACTGCTTGCCACCCTGCCGGGCTTGCCAATGTTCGGTCATGGACAGATCGAGGGATTTGCCGAGAAATACGGGATGGAATTCCGCAGCCCGAAATGGGATGAGACCCCGGATGATGGTTTGATCCAGGCTCACGATTGGAGGATCTTCCCGCTTCTTCACCGCCGATTCCTGTTCGCTGACGTGGAGAATTTCCTGCTCTTCGACCTGCAAAAACCCTACGGCGGACTCGATGAAAATGTTTTTGCCTATAGCAATCGTTTCCAGGACGAACGCGGGCTGGTCATTTATCACAACAAATATTCAGACACAAAAGGCTGGATCAAAACCTCGGCTCCCGCCTTGGATAAAACATCGGGCAAACTTGTCCGCCGCAACCTTGCCGAAGGACTTGGCTTGCCGCGAGATGGATTCGCCATCTTCAAGGATTACGCCTCGCAATTGGAATACATCCGCTCGTGCGAGGAGATTTGGAAAAGCGGCATGTATGTGGAACTCGGCGCGTATCAATGCCACGCCTTCATGGACTTCCGCTTTGTCTACGATAAGGAGTGGGGGGATATTTGCGATCAATTGAACGGCGCGGGCGTCCCGTCCATGCAGGGGGAGTGGGGGAAGATGTATGCAAAACCCGATGAGGTTATGGAAGAGAAACCTGTAGAGAAGAAGAAGCGCGCCGTCCGCAAGGCTGCGGTCAAGAAGACGGCTGCCAAGGCAAAGAAAGCCGCAGTTAAGACTAGATCTGTGAAGAAGACCCCTGCTGTGAAGAAGGTTGTTGCTACCAAAGCGAAAAAAGTGAAAAAATCGAAGAAAGATTCTGCAAAGAAGGCACAAATTACACAAGCAGTTACGGCGAAGGCATCTGCTAAACCCGTTGCAAAGAAAAAGACGGTCAGTAAGAAGAGCAAGTAA
- a CDS encoding DUF2177 family protein, producing MKPKLYLITLLAFLAIDSIWLGLVAPSFYQSQIGYILAENPNFLAAGFFYLLFVLGMVVFVVEPGVREGTLIKAVRRGAVFGLVTYATYDLTNLATLEGWPVLVTVVDLAWGTILSAAVTLVSVWAGRRFVK from the coding sequence ATGAAACCCAAACTCTATCTCATCACCCTGCTCGCCTTCCTCGCCATCGACTCGATCTGGCTGGGATTGGTTGCGCCGTCGTTTTACCAGTCGCAGATCGGTTATATCCTGGCGGAGAATCCCAACTTCCTCGCGGCGGGATTTTTTTATCTGCTGTTCGTCCTTGGCATGGTGGTGTTTGTCGTCGAGCCAGGTGTGCGCGAAGGGACGCTAATCAAGGCGGTGCGGCGAGGCGCGGTGTTCGGGCTGGTGACCTATGCCACCTACGATTTGACCAATCTTGCCACGCTCGAAGGCTGGCCAGTTCTGGTCACAGTTGTTGACCTTGCATGGGGAACGATCTTAAGTGCGGCGGTAACACTGGTCAGCGTCTGGGCGGGCAGGCGATTCGTCAAATAA
- a CDS encoding carboxypeptidase regulatory-like domain-containing protein: protein MIKKTLFFTLALFLALAACGPSPEEIATMTASAWTATPTITPSPTPTPIPYDMTVKVTDADGIPIAEASVTVGDGDPNLTDANGATSWINLDPPDGSVNVSAQGYFASEQTFSLNRGPNEVVVALERDPFGLLPSQACAPGETLLYLEDFQDGEAEGWPDIDFRANGWNLEEYTDEPGNTVVSNNLMEHLGANLQDQTFAEAVWRVRFLVQGRRAISLNWLQNNGVEVDSQFVDDARYQIVVDKGNTEIRRLTIPVLNIPVGRGRGAATGVWHNIEISTFQGETLIYLDGARVSGYRDPKPLPGGGIGLELIPFDNAIEGTVNYFDNISVCGLSAPFTSMFVAP, encoded by the coding sequence ATGATAAAGAAAACTCTGTTCTTCACGCTTGCATTGTTCCTCGCTCTCGCCGCCTGCGGTCCCTCGCCTGAGGAAATTGCAACCATGACCGCCTCAGCGTGGACTGCGACGCCGACGATTACGCCTTCGCCCACGCCCACGCCAATCCCGTACGATATGACCGTCAAAGTGACCGATGCGGATGGAATTCCGATTGCGGAGGCAAGCGTCACAGTCGGCGATGGAGACCCGAATTTGACCGATGCAAATGGAGCGACTTCGTGGATAAATCTCGATCCCCCTGATGGATCTGTAAACGTTTCTGCCCAGGGGTATTTCGCCTCAGAGCAGACTTTCAGCCTGAATCGCGGACCCAATGAAGTCGTCGTCGCATTGGAGCGCGACCCATTTGGATTGCTCCCTTCGCAAGCATGCGCGCCGGGAGAGACCCTTCTCTATCTTGAAGACTTTCAAGACGGTGAAGCGGAAGGATGGCCCGACATCGATTTCCGCGCGAACGGTTGGAACCTCGAAGAGTATACGGATGAACCGGGAAACACGGTGGTAAGTAATAATCTGATGGAACATTTAGGCGCCAATCTTCAGGATCAAACCTTTGCGGAAGCTGTCTGGCGGGTTCGATTCCTCGTTCAGGGGCGGCGAGCCATCTCGTTGAACTGGCTTCAAAATAACGGTGTCGAAGTTGACAGCCAGTTTGTGGACGACGCTCGCTATCAGATCGTTGTGGATAAGGGCAATACCGAAATCCGGCGTCTGACTATTCCCGTTCTCAATATCCCTGTAGGGAGGGGTAGAGGAGCCGCTACGGGCGTCTGGCATAACATCGAAATCAGCACATTTCAAGGCGAGACGCTTATTTACCTGGATGGCGCGCGCGTTTCAGGATATCGCGATCCGAAGCCATTGCCCGGCGGCGGCATCGGGTTGGAACTCATCCCCTTCGACAACGCCATCGAGGGAACCGTTAACTATTTCGACAATATCTCCGTCTGCGGTTTAAGTGCGCCTTTCACGTCCATGTTTGTTGCGCCGTGA
- a CDS encoding GAF domain-containing protein: MNSSLAQVIILLLLGGFYLPVIFFAVQRREEGQGGATWLVVLYALLAMVINIAEAVWQASEGTLLFQELQTYIAFTLGVIMMLTLQVFLKREFWWAWIGYFGAWALGLALILTNALNLPETLWTNGELILYRSRLGPAWVILGWIILSIALILNLSYSQRQSRQPLLRGRLAYWWAPVFFTLISDILLFSGILITGQPLRLLVAVGIAYVVGTHYVPDLKNITRRILIYLASIIALVGFYAGGFLVIQALFGNNENYNPLIAGTVAALFIAMLFTPLNALVSRAITKWMKGDQYDASMTIHQYSESISNILDMDRLSSIAIGIMLEAMQIERGFLFLVDAERQADGRRTYKIRNAQSPEERQHVAVELEEDGVIASNFIREQKPLLQYDLDLHPAFRAASPLERTWFNDLRCEVYIPIFAKKQWIGMLAFGSKLSGNRYTREDLSVLSAHANQTAVALENARLVDNLMRLNNELRQARRTLEKNNQELQRIDQAKSDFISIASHELRTPLTVIKGYTEMLMEDPKLENGQKGMMKGIHDGTMRLHEVMDSMFDIAQLDARSLIPHLQPVDLARLIEKVCSDHIKTIREREQSLTIKIPSLPLVKADSHLLEKMINHLVQNAVKFTPDRGRISLTGRQIPAIVNLPNGGVEIIVSDTGVGVDPNLREVIFTKFYQPGELGKHSTSKSRFKGGGAGLGLALSKGIVEAHGGRIWVESPGYDEVNFPGSQFHVIFPLTKLEDGEIHKTGEPAILDVTPAIAK; the protein is encoded by the coding sequence ATGAACTCATCATTGGCGCAAGTCATCATTTTATTGCTGCTCGGCGGGTTCTATCTGCCGGTCATTTTCTTTGCCGTCCAACGGCGGGAGGAAGGCCAGGGTGGAGCCACCTGGCTGGTGGTTTTGTATGCCCTGCTCGCGATGGTCATCAACATCGCGGAAGCCGTCTGGCAGGCCAGTGAGGGCACCCTCCTTTTCCAGGAACTACAGACCTATATCGCGTTCACGCTGGGCGTCATTATGATGCTCACGCTCCAGGTATTCCTGAAGCGCGAATTCTGGTGGGCCTGGATCGGTTATTTTGGCGCATGGGCTCTGGGTCTCGCGTTGATCCTCACCAACGCTTTGAACCTGCCGGAGACGCTTTGGACGAACGGCGAGTTGATCCTTTACCGTTCCCGGCTCGGTCCCGCATGGGTAATTTTGGGCTGGATCATCCTGAGCATCGCCCTGATCCTCAACCTCTCGTATTCCCAAAGACAAAGCCGCCAGCCGCTTCTACGCGGCAGACTCGCATATTGGTGGGCGCCCGTTTTCTTTACCCTTATCAGCGATATCCTGCTCTTTTCCGGCATATTGATCACGGGTCAGCCGCTCAGGCTGCTCGTCGCGGTCGGGATCGCATACGTGGTCGGCACGCATTATGTCCCGGATTTGAAAAACATCACGCGGCGCATACTGATCTATCTTGCCAGCATCATTGCCCTGGTCGGTTTCTATGCCGGCGGTTTTCTGGTCATTCAGGCGTTGTTCGGAAATAACGAAAACTACAATCCGTTGATCGCCGGCACGGTGGCGGCGCTGTTCATCGCCATGCTCTTCACCCCGCTCAATGCCCTCGTCTCGCGTGCCATCACAAAATGGATGAAGGGCGACCAGTACGACGCCAGCATGACCATTCACCAGTACAGCGAGAGCATCAGCAACATCCTCGATATGGACCGGCTTTCCAGCATCGCGATTGGAATCATGCTCGAAGCGATGCAGATCGAACGCGGGTTTCTATTTCTTGTCGATGCCGAACGCCAGGCTGACGGCCGCAGGACGTATAAGATCCGCAATGCCCAAAGCCCGGAGGAACGCCAGCATGTGGCTGTCGAATTGGAAGAGGACGGGGTCATCGCCTCCAACTTTATCCGCGAGCAGAAACCGCTTCTTCAATATGACCTGGATTTGCATCCGGCGTTTCGAGCCGCCTCCCCCCTCGAGCGGACCTGGTTCAACGACCTGCGCTGCGAGGTCTACATTCCGATCTTCGCAAAGAAACAATGGATCGGCATGCTCGCGTTCGGCTCGAAATTAAGCGGCAATCGATATACCCGCGAAGACCTTTCCGTGCTGAGCGCGCATGCCAACCAGACCGCCGTCGCGCTCGAAAATGCCCGCCTGGTGGATAACCTCATGCGCCTGAACAATGAGTTGAGACAGGCGCGCCGCACTTTGGAAAAGAACAATCAGGAACTGCAACGCATCGACCAGGCGAAATCCGATTTCATCAGCATTGCCTCGCACGAACTTCGCACGCCGCTCACCGTCATCAAGGGCTATACCGAGATGCTGATGGAAGACCCAAAACTTGAAAATGGCCAAAAGGGCATGATGAAGGGCATCCACGACGGGACGATGCGCCTGCATGAAGTGATGGATTCGATGTTCGACATCGCCCAGCTCGACGCGCGCTCCCTGATCCCCCACCTTCAGCCTGTGGACCTCGCCCGTTTGATCGAAAAGGTTTGTTCAGACCATATTAAGACGATCCGCGAGCGCGAGCAAAGCCTGACCATCAAAATTCCCTCCCTGCCCCTTGTCAAAGCTGATTCCCATTTGCTGGAGAAGATGATCAACCATTTGGTGCAAAACGCCGTCAAGTTCACACCGGATCGAGGCAGGATCTCGTTGACAGGCAGGCAGATTCCCGCCATCGTCAACCTGCCGAATGGCGGCGTCGAGATCATCGTCAGCGACACCGGCGTGGGCGTGGACCCAAATCTCCGCGAGGTCATTTTTACAAAGTTCTATCAACCCGGCGAGTTGGGCAAACACTCCACGAGCAAGTCGCGTTTCAAAGGCGGAGGCGCTGGCTTGGGTCTGGCATTATCCAAAGGCATCGTCGAGGCGCACGGAGGGAGAATCTGGGTGGAAAGCCCCGGCTATGACGAGGTCAACTTCCCGGGCAGTCAGTTCCATGTCATCTTTCCGCTCACCAAACTCGAGGATGGAGAAATCCATAAGACCGGGGAACCTGCGATTCTTGATGTAACCCCGGCAATCGCAAAGTAA